A segment of the Sphingopyxis sp. OAS728 genome:
TGACGATATCCGACAGCAAAAGGTCGAATGTCCCAGAATCGATATAGGGAACGGCGGCAGTGCCGCGATCGACCGCCGTGACGTGATAGCCGGCGCTGGTCAGCGCCCGCGCTAGATACTCGCGCATCACGTCATCATCTTCAGCGAGCAAAATACGAATCATGCTGAAATCTGTTCCCTGGTCCTCAGTGCGGCCGGTTCCGGTCGGCTGCACCCTCTTCGACACCCTGCATAGCGTCAGAGATTTAACAAATTGACGCGCGGCGCTGGATTCGTCCTGCTTTTTTTGCCACCCATCGCTTATGCCATCCCGCACCATCCTGCCCGCCGCCATCGCTGTCAACCGGCCCGCGGTGAGTGGCCCGGTGGTTGTGTCGGTGCCGCACGCGGGACGCATTTACCCGCCCGAGATATTGGCCGCAGCGCGGGTCGACCGGCCAAGCCTCGAACGACTCGAAGACAGCTGGTCCGACCTGATCGCGGCCGGTGCCGTCGATGCGGGGGCAACGGTCGTCCATGCGCTGTGGGCGCGCGCGGTCGTCGATCTCAATCGCGGTGAGGGGCAGATGGCGCCGGGCGAAGTTGCCATGCCGCTCCGGGCGCAATTTTCGGCGCCGGGGCGCAAGGAGCGCGCGGGGCTTGGCGTCGTGCCGACGCGGCTCGCCGACTGCGGTCCGCTGTGGAAACGGCCGATCGACGGCGCGGGGCTGGAGTGGCGCCTCGAATCCTTCCACCGGCCCTATCACGCGGCTCTGGCCGATGCGTTGACCGCGGCGCGCAACCGATTTGGCCATGCGATATTGATCGATCTTCATTCGATGCCGTCGATTCCGCCGGGCCAACCGGGGCATGGCGCGCGAATCGTCGTCGGCGATCGTTTCGGTGAAACCGCGGGCGATTGGCTGATCGACCGCACGATGGCGTCTTCGGTTCGCCTGGGTGAAATCGTGACGCGCAATCAGCCCTACGCCGGTGGCCACATTGTCCGTACGCATGGCCGGCCCGGCGATGGGGTCCATGCCATTCAGATCGAACTCGACCGAAGCCTCTATCTGGCTCCCGACCGATCGCCGGATTCGGCGCGCGTCGCGCGGCTCGCACGCTGGTTCTCGGAACTTGTCAGCGATTTAGGGCAGATGCGGCCCGAGGCCGAAATATTCCCGCAGGCCGCTGAATAAAAAACCACCTCGTACCGAAGTACGAGGTGGCCAGGGTCCAGGGAGGACGCGTCCGCGTCAATGAAGACGGGACACTCGCCGCGATGGAAAGGGGGAAAACCACGGCGGCGTAGAAGAGATTTAGGATGTTGTGCGCCGACTTACAAGAAGCGACGGCACAGAATCTGCAATATGCAGGAAATTGGTCGGGGAGAGAGGATTCGAACCTCCGGCCCCTGCCTCCCGAAGACAGTGCTCTACCAGGCTGAGCTACTCCCCGACCGATCTGCGCGCCGACCGGGGTCGCCGCGAAGGCAGGGCGGTCCTCTAGACGCGCAATCTGTGAACTTCAAGCGCCAATCGGCACATTGAAGATGATTGCCCGAACTAGAGCATTTCGGCAGTTCGAAAACTGAAATGACCCAGTTCGACGAAAATCAGATGATCGACCAGATCGATGTCGAAGGCGCGCAGCAACAGCGCGGCTTCCTGCGTCGCGTCGATGTCGGCATCGCTCGGCGACGCCACGCCGGACGGGTGATTATGCGCCATGATGACGGTCGCAATTCCGCGGTCGAGCAGGGCGCGCCAGCATCGCGGCGGCACGATACAGCGGCCGGTGGCATCGCCCTCGATGCGCTCCAGCCGGACGAGGCGATCGAACGCATCGAATCCGGCGATAAGCAAGGTTTCGCGGTCGGCGTCGAACAGCGGGCGCAGCAATTGCTGCGCCACTGCATCCTCGGAGTGCGACGGCACGAATCCAGCCGAGGCTTCCGGCTCCGGCATTTTGCCGACGGGTTCGTAAAGGGTCATCAATACCCCCATGCGCCCGCCGCGCGCGATTCCCAACGCGTGACTGCCCCGCATCGGAGGCATTGTGACGTCACGCCTGTTGGTCCCTTGTCCGCTTGCGACGCGGGGCCTAGCACGAAGAGACAAAGCCGGGAGCCGAGTCTTGCCTGATTCCATCCATTATGAACTTCAATATCTCGACCTGATGCGGCGCATCTGGGTTGAGGGCGACGAACGCGTCGATCGCACGGGCGTGGGGACACGGTCGCTGTTCGGTGAGACGATGCGATTCTCGCTGAAGGACGACGCGATCCCGCTGCTCACTACCAAGCGCGTCTATTGGAAGACCGGGCTGCGCGAACTGCTGTGGTTCCTGACCGGCGACACCAATATCCGCTCGCTCGTTTCGCAGGGCGTGAAGATCTGGACCGACTGGCCGCTTGACAAATATCGCCGCGCGACCGGCGAGGCGATCAGCGCCGAGGATTTCGAGGCGCGGATCATCGCGGATGAGGATTTCGCCGCAAAGTGGGGCGATCTTGGACCCGTTTACGGCCATCAGTGGGTGAACTGGCCGCGTTACGAACCGGCAGGCGAGGGGCTTTTTCGCCGTGCAAGCCAAGGGCACAACCAGATTGCGGCGCTGGTCGATTCGCTCAAGAATAATCCGGGCTCGCGGCGGCATATCTTCACCGGCTGGAACGTCGCCGACCTCGACCGCATGGCGCTGCCGCCGTGTCACATGACCTATCAGTTTCATGTCCGCAGCGACGGCGGGCTGTCGTGCCTGCTGTTCCAGCGCTCGTGCGACCTGGGATTGGGCTTTGCTTTCAATGTCTTCGAAGCGGCGTTGCTGACGCGCATGGTTGCCGAGCAGGCGGGGCTGCACGCACATGAACTCGTCTGGACCGGCGGCGATGTGCACCTCTACCTGAACCATCGGGAGCTGGTCGAACAGCAGTTGTCGCGCGTTCCGGGCGGGGCGCCGAAGCTGCGCATCCTTCGCCGCCCTTCGAGCATTTTTGAGTATCGGTTCGAGGATTTCGCGGTCGAGGATTATGCGCCGCAAGCGCATATTTCTGCGCCTGTCGCGGTCTGAGCGCCATGATTGCATTCGTATGGCGACCGTAATAATATGTCGTCACGTTGAAATATAACTAGGCGCCGATTCGCGCCTGCAAAGGGAAGAAGATATGCCTGAGCTGCCTCAGCGCCCGGCGAGCAATTTGCCGCCGCTGTCGCTTCATATCCCCGAACCGCGCTATCGCCCCGGCGATACCCCGGACTTCGGCGATATCGAAGTTCCCGCTGTCGAAGCGGCCCCGCGCCCGAGCGAAGCGACCAAGCCCGATGCGATGCGCGAACTGAGCTATGGCCTCGTTCGCGTGCTCGATTTCGACGGACAGGCGAAGGGGCAGTGGGATCCCAAGCTGTCTCCCGAGCGGCTGCGCGCGATGCTGCGCAACATGATGCTCACCCGCGCGTTCGACGACCGCATGTTCCGCGCGCAGCGGCAGGGCAAGACCAGCTTCTATATGAAGTGCACCGGCGAAGAGGCGACCTCGGTCGCGTCGACAATGGCGCTCGATCGCACCGACATGGTTTTTCCGAGCTATCGTCAGCAGGGCATCCTGATCACGCGCGACTATCCGCTGATCCAGATGATGAACCAGATCTATTCGAATCGCGGCGACCATCTGCTCGGCCGTCAGCTGCCGATCATGTATTCGGCGCCCGAGCATGGCTTCTTCAGCGTGTCGGGCAATCTCGCGACGCAATATCCGCAGGCGGTGGGCTGGGCGATGGCCTCGGCGTCGAAGGGCGACAGCCGGATTGCAACCGTATGGTGCGGCGAAGGCTCATCGGCCGAAGGCGACTTCCACTCGGCGCTGACCTTTGCGACCGTCTATAACGCGCCGGTGATCTTCAACGTCGTGAACAACCAGTGGGCGATCTCGAGCTTCTCGGGCTTTGCCGGCGGCGAGCGCACGACTTTCGCGGCGCGCGCCGTGGGTTATGGCATTGCAGGCCTCCGCATCGACGGCAACGATCCTCTGGCGGTTTATGCCGCGACGCAGTGGGCCGCCGACCGCGCCCGCACGAACAACGGCCCGACGCTGATCGAGCATTTCACCTATCGCAGCGAAGGTCACAGCACCTCGGACGATCCGAGCGCGTATCGCGCGGCGGATGAGGCAACCGCTTGGCCGCTCGGCGACCCGATCGCGCGGCTGCGTCAGCATCTTGAAACGATCGGCGAATGGGATGCCGAACGCCACGAAGCACAGGCGAAGGAACTCGACGAGCTCGTCAAGACGACCCAGAAACAATCCGAAAAGCTCGGCATCCTCGGCCACGGCATGCACCAGCCGTTCGAGACGATGTTCGAGGATGTTTTCGAAGAGATGCCTTGGCACCTCAAGGAACAATGCGATCAGATGCTCGCCGAGCGAGAGGCCAAGTTCGGCCCCAACTGGAAGCCCGAATGATGAGCGGCGATACCAAAACGATGAACATGATCGAGGCGATCAACAGCGCCATGGACGTCATGCTCGAACGCGATCCCAACACCGTCGTGATGGGCGAAGACGTCGGCTTTTTCGGCGGCGTGTTCCGCGCGACCGCGGGCCTCCAGAAAAAACACGGCAAGACGCGGGTGTTCGACACGCCGATCAACGAATGCGGGATCATCGGCGTGGCGGTCGGCATGGGCGCCTATGGCCTGCGTCCGGTCCCCGAGATCCAGTTCGCCGACTATATCTATCCGGGGCTCGACCAGCTCGTCAGCGAAGCGGCGCGCCTGCGCTATCGCTCGGCAGCCGACTATATCTGCCCGATGACGGTGCGCACGCCGTTCGGGGGCGGCATTTTCGGCGGGCAGACGCACAGTCAGTCGCCCGAGAGCATCATGACCCACATCTGCGGCGTGAAGACGGTGATCCCGTCGAACCCCTATGATGCCAAGGGCCTGCTGATCGCGGCGATCGAGGATAATGACCCCGTCGTCTTTCTCGAGCCCAAGCGCATCTATAACGGCCCGTTCAGTGGCTATTACGACCGTCCCGTCGAGCCCTGGTCGAAGCATGAGGCGAGCGCGGTGCCCGAGGGGCATTATCGCATCGAACTCGGCAAGGCCGCGACGGTGCGTTCGGGTGAGGCGCTCACCATCCTCGCCTATGGCACGATGGTCCATGTGACCAAGACGATCGTCGAGGAAATGGGCGTCGATGCCGAAATCATCGATCTGCGCACGCTGCTGCCGCTCGATATCGATGCGATCGAGACGTCGGTGAAAAAGACCGGCCGCTGCCTGATTATCCACGAAGCGACGCGCACCTCGGGCTTCGGCGCCGAACTCGCGGCGCTGGTGCAGGAGCGCTGCTTCTATCACCTCGAGGCGCCGGTCGAACGCGTCACCGGCTTCGATACGCCTTATCCGCATAGCCTTGAATGGGCCTATTTCCCCGGCCCGGTGCGCATCGCGACCGCGCTGACCAAGATTTTGAAGGACTGACGCCATGGCCCGTTATTCATTCCGTCTGCCCGACATCGGCGAAGGCATCGCCGAGGCCGAAATCGTCGCCTGGCACGTCAAGATCGGCGAGCGCGTCGAGGAAGATGCGCAGCTTGCCGACATGATGACCGACAAGGCGACCGTCGAAATGGAATCGCCCGTTTCGGGGATCGTCGTCGAACTGGCGGGCGAGGTCGGCGACCTGATCCCGATCGGATCGACGCTCGCGGTAATCGAGACCGATGGCGCCGAAGAGGATGGGGGCGATGTCGAGGCGCCGCCCGCAGACACGCCGGTCGAACGGGAAATCGTGGCGGAAACGCCGGGAGCCGAGGAAATCTCGGTGGCCGAAGTTGCTGCGCCTGCACCCGCCGCCGCTCCCGCGCCGACGCCCGCTCCGGCACCGGCACCGGCGCCCGTCGCTGCTGCCGATCATAGCCGCGCCGTGCTGGCGTCGCCGGCGGTGCGCGCCCGCGCCAAGGACCTCGGTGTCGACCTCGGCCAGGTTCAGGCCGAAGGCGACCGCATCCGCCATTCCGACCTCGACGCCTTCCTGCGCTACAGCGGCGGGCAGGGCTATCATGCGCCGGGCGCGAGCCGTGCCCGTGCCGACGAACCGATCAAGGTCATCGGCATGCGCCGCAAGATCGCCGAGAATATGGCGGCATCGAAGCGCGCGATCCCGCATTTCACCTATGTCGAAGAAATGGACGTCACCGCGCTCGAGGATATGCGCGCCGACCTCAACGCCAATCGCGGCGGCCGTCCGAAGCTGACGATGCTGCCCTTCCTGATCGTCGCGATCTGCCGCACCATCCCGCAATTCCCGATGATCAACGCGCGCTATGACGATGAGGGCGGTGTCGTGACGCGCTATGGCGCGGTGCATCTGGGCATGGCGACGCAGACCGACGCGGGCCTTATGGTTCCGGTGATCCGCGATGCGCAGGACAAGAATGTGTGGCAGCTCGCGAGCGAGATCACGCGCCTTGCCGAAGCGGCACGCACCGGTAAGGCGAAGGTCGAGGAATTGACCGGCGGTACGCTGACGGTCACATCGCTCGGTCCGCTCGGCGGGATTGCCACGACCCCGGTGATCAACCGTCCCGAGGTCGCGATCATCGGCCCGAACAAGATCGTCGAGCGGCCGGTATTCGACGGCGACGAAATTCGCCGCGCGAAACTGATGAACCTGTCGATCAGCTGCGACCACCGCGTCGTCGATGGCTGGGATGCGGCGAGCTACGTCCAGGCGCTCAAGAAGCTGATCGAAACGCCGGTCCTGCTGTTCGCTGACTGAGCTCAGCCAAATCCGCTCGTGTCGAGCGAAGTCGAGACACCCCGAAGGCGCGTGCTGACGATGGGCATCTCGACTTCGCTCGATGCGAACGGGTTTAGCGGTGGGTTTACAATTCCAGCCCCGCGAAACTCGTTTGATCGAACTTCAGCTTGAAGGTCACATAGGCGCCCGAGCGCGAGAAGCGCGCGTCCTCGAAATCGCGATCGTGGAAGCCCGCGAAATTATAGCCGAAGGTGATGTTCGCATTCGTCATCGGCGCCAGCGTCACCGTAGGGCCGCCCGCCCAGCTCACCGTATCGGCGTCGGTGCCGACACGCACGGTACCTGAAGCGCCGATGTCGACATGCTCGCCAAGGTTGAAGCGGAAATCGGCGCCGATCAGGTTCGACCAACCCTTCACATCATCGGCGCCGAAGCGATCGAAATTATAGCGCGTGCCCCAGAAGAGGCCGATCTCGGCGCGTTCGTACCAGCCTTCGCCGAAGCCACGGTCGCCGAGCGGCGTCCAGCTGACCGACAGGCTGTTGAGCAGGCGGCGGCTCGTCGCGTCGCCGTCGATCGTCAGCGTGCCGCCGATCGGGCCGGCTTCGCCCGCGATCGCATCACGCACCTTGTCCGAACGAAACTCACTCTTGTTGAGCCATGATACACGCGACGCCGCGGGGCGATGGGCCCAGCTCATCTCGAAATTGATGACCTCGGTTGTCGGTGTTGTGCCGGCGCCGCTCGCCTTGGCGTAAGTGAAGAGCGCGCCCAATGCCCGGCCTTCGCCGAGCTGGCGGAGGCCGCCGAGCGTCAGGCCGTAACGATTGGCGATTTCGCCATCGCGATATTCGGCGCGGCCCGTCAGCGTCCAGCGGTCGGCGCGATAGGTGGCGCCGGTGCTGATCGCGAGGAAATCCTCGGTTAGCGTGCCGTTGCCGCCGAGGAAGCCGCCCGACGCAACCGGCTGGTCGACATTGAGCACGTCGCGCGCGTTGATGCCGCCGATGGTGCGATTGCCGTCGACCGACACGTCGACCGACCAGCGCTCGCCGAGTTTCAACGACTGCGACAGGCCATAGGCCGCGAAGCTGCGAGGGCCATATTCGCCAATTTCCTGCTGGTTTGCGGTCGCGAGCAGCCGCGCGCCCGACCAGGGCGTCAGGTCGAAGCCGAGCCGGGCGGTGCGCGCCTTGATCGTGTCGCCATCGGCGATCTCGTAGCTGCCGACGAGGTTCACGTCGCGATTGATCGCATAACGTGCGCCGAGACGGTGTCGCGTCGGGAAATCGATGCTCGCGTCCTTGCCCCCGAGCGCGAATTCGGTTTGCGCGTCGAGTTCGAGACGCTTGTTAAATAGCCGCTGCGTCGCGCCGAGCTGGACGATGTTCGAACGGTTACGGCTGCCGTCGGTCAGGCGATCGTCGGCGTGCGTCAGTCCGGCGCGCGCGACACTGCTGCCATTGTCATATTCGACAAGCGCGCGCGCCGCGCGGCGACGCGCGTTGGTGTCGAGATAATCCTCCTGCCAGGCGCTGCCGGTGACCGAGAGGTTGCGGCTGGCCTTCAGGCGCGCATCGAAACCGAATTTGCGCGTGCCATTCTCGCTGCTGTTGAGCTGGCCGGTGCCGAAACCCGCCTCGCGTTCGCGGACATAGGCGAGGAAGTCGGCGTTGCTGCTG
Coding sequences within it:
- the thyA gene encoding thymidylate synthase, whose amino-acid sequence is MPDSIHYELQYLDLMRRIWVEGDERVDRTGVGTRSLFGETMRFSLKDDAIPLLTTKRVYWKTGLRELLWFLTGDTNIRSLVSQGVKIWTDWPLDKYRRATGEAISAEDFEARIIADEDFAAKWGDLGPVYGHQWVNWPRYEPAGEGLFRRASQGHNQIAALVDSLKNNPGSRRHIFTGWNVADLDRMALPPCHMTYQFHVRSDGGLSCLLFQRSCDLGLGFAFNVFEAALLTRMVAEQAGLHAHELVWTGGDVHLYLNHRELVEQQLSRVPGGAPKLRILRRPSSIFEYRFEDFAVEDYAPQAHISAPVAV
- a CDS encoding N-formylglutamate amidohydrolase codes for the protein MPSRTILPAAIAVNRPAVSGPVVVSVPHAGRIYPPEILAAARVDRPSLERLEDSWSDLIAAGAVDAGATVVHALWARAVVDLNRGEGQMAPGEVAMPLRAQFSAPGRKERAGLGVVPTRLADCGPLWKRPIDGAGLEWRLESFHRPYHAALADALTAARNRFGHAILIDLHSMPSIPPGQPGHGARIVVGDRFGETAGDWLIDRTMASSVRLGEIVTRNQPYAGGHIVRTHGRPGDGVHAIQIELDRSLYLAPDRSPDSARVARLARWFSELVSDLGQMRPEAEIFPQAAE
- a CDS encoding JAB domain-containing protein, translating into MTLYEPVGKMPEPEASAGFVPSHSEDAVAQQLLRPLFDADRETLLIAGFDAFDRLVRLERIEGDATGRCIVPPRCWRALLDRGIATVIMAHNHPSGVASPSDADIDATQEAALLLRAFDIDLVDHLIFVELGHFSFRTAEML
- a CDS encoding alpha-ketoacid dehydrogenase subunit beta; this translates as MSGDTKTMNMIEAINSAMDVMLERDPNTVVMGEDVGFFGGVFRATAGLQKKHGKTRVFDTPINECGIIGVAVGMGAYGLRPVPEIQFADYIYPGLDQLVSEAARLRYRSAADYICPMTVRTPFGGGIFGGQTHSQSPESIMTHICGVKTVIPSNPYDAKGLLIAAIEDNDPVVFLEPKRIYNGPFSGYYDRPVEPWSKHEASAVPEGHYRIELGKAATVRSGEALTILAYGTMVHVTKTIVEEMGVDAEIIDLRTLLPLDIDAIETSVKKTGRCLIIHEATRTSGFGAELAALVQERCFYHLEAPVERVTGFDTPYPHSLEWAYFPGPVRIATALTKILKD
- a CDS encoding 3-methyl-2-oxobutanoate dehydrogenase (2-methylpropanoyl-transferring) subunit alpha, with translation MPELPQRPASNLPPLSLHIPEPRYRPGDTPDFGDIEVPAVEAAPRPSEATKPDAMRELSYGLVRVLDFDGQAKGQWDPKLSPERLRAMLRNMMLTRAFDDRMFRAQRQGKTSFYMKCTGEEATSVASTMALDRTDMVFPSYRQQGILITRDYPLIQMMNQIYSNRGDHLLGRQLPIMYSAPEHGFFSVSGNLATQYPQAVGWAMASASKGDSRIATVWCGEGSSAEGDFHSALTFATVYNAPVIFNVVNNQWAISSFSGFAGGERTTFAARAVGYGIAGLRIDGNDPLAVYAATQWAADRARTNNGPTLIEHFTYRSEGHSTSDDPSAYRAADEATAWPLGDPIARLRQHLETIGEWDAERHEAQAKELDELVKTTQKQSEKLGILGHGMHQPFETMFEDVFEEMPWHLKEQCDQMLAEREAKFGPNWKPE
- a CDS encoding dihydrolipoamide acetyltransferase family protein, producing the protein MARYSFRLPDIGEGIAEAEIVAWHVKIGERVEEDAQLADMMTDKATVEMESPVSGIVVELAGEVGDLIPIGSTLAVIETDGAEEDGGDVEAPPADTPVEREIVAETPGAEEISVAEVAAPAPAAAPAPTPAPAPAPAPVAAADHSRAVLASPAVRARAKDLGVDLGQVQAEGDRIRHSDLDAFLRYSGGQGYHAPGASRARADEPIKVIGMRRKIAENMAASKRAIPHFTYVEEMDVTALEDMRADLNANRGGRPKLTMLPFLIVAICRTIPQFPMINARYDDEGGVVTRYGAVHLGMATQTDAGLMVPVIRDAQDKNVWQLASEITRLAEAARTGKAKVEELTGGTLTVTSLGPLGGIATTPVINRPEVAIIGPNKIVERPVFDGDEIRRAKLMNLSISCDHRVVDGWDAASYVQALKKLIETPVLLFAD